The proteins below are encoded in one region of Gopherus flavomarginatus isolate rGopFla2 chromosome 12, rGopFla2.mat.asm, whole genome shotgun sequence:
- the LOC127032761 gene encoding DLA class II histocompatibility antigen, DR-1 beta chain-like isoform X2: protein MGAGRILGAGSCWAGALLVTLMVLRTHLAHCMERPRRVVFQGKSDCLFTNGTERVRFLDRYIYNRQQLLHFDSDLGVYVADTELGRPQAEHWNKDQAILAQARAEVDRFCRHNYGVAQTGKMVGRTVQPKVKVSPTKSGSQPHSHLLVCSVTGFYPSGIEIKWLKNGQEQTAGVVSTELLQNGDWTFQILVMLEMSPQRGDIYTCQVEHISLQGPIAVHWEAQSDSARSKMLTGVGGFVLGLIFLAPGLLIYLKNKKGRPVPQPAGLLS, encoded by the exons ATGGGGGCGGGTCGGATCCTGGGGGCCGGGAGCTGCTGGGCTGGGGCTCTGCTAGTGACACTGATGGTGCTGAGAACCCACCTGGCTCATTGCATGGAGCGCCCAA GGCGGGTCGTGTTCCAGGGGAAGTCTGACTGTCTGTTCACCAACGGCACCGAGCGGGTCCGGTTCCTGGACCGCTACATCTACAACCGGCAGCAGCTCCTGCACTTCGACAGCGACCTGGGGGTGTACGTGGCGGACACGGAGCTGGGGCGGCCCCAGGCCGAGCACTGGAACAAGGACCAGGCGATCCTGGCGCAGGCGCGGGCTGAGGTGGACCGGTTCTGCCGGCACAACTACGGGGTGGCGCAGACGGGGAAGATGGTCGGCCGCACAG TTCAGCCCAAGGTGAAAGTTTCCCCCACGAAATcagggtcccagccccactcccacctgctGGTTTGCTCCGTGACGGGGTTTTACCCCTCGGGGATCGAGATCAAGTGGCTGAAGAATGGGCAGGAGCAGACGGCCGGGGTGGTGTCCACGGAGCTGCTCCAGAATGGAGACTGGACCTTCCAGATCCTGGTGATGCTGGAGATGAGCCCCCAGCGCGGGGACATCTACACCTGCCAGGTGGAGCACATCAGCCTGCAGGGCCCCATCGCCGTGCACTGGG AGGCGCAGTCTGACTCCGCCAGGAGCAAGATGCTGACAGGGGTCGGGGGCTTCGTGCTGGGGCTGATCTTCCTGGCGCCCGGACTCCTCATCTACCTGAAGAATAAGAAAG gGCGCCCCGTTCCCCAACCTGCAG
- the LOC127032761 gene encoding DLA class II histocompatibility antigen, DR-1 beta chain-like isoform X1: protein MGAGRILGAGSCWAGALLVTLMVLRTHLAHCMERPRRVVFQGKSDCLFTNGTERVRFLDRYIYNRQQLLHFDSDLGVYVADTELGRPQAEHWNKDQAILAQARAEVDRFCRHNYGVAQTGKMVGRTVQPKVKVSPTKSGSQPHSHLLVCSVTGFYPSGIEIKWLKNGQEQTAGVVSTELLQNGDWTFQILVMLEMSPQRGDIYTCQVEHISLQGPIAVHWEAQSDSARSKMLTGVGGFVLGLIFLAPGLLIYLKNKKGRPVPQPAGLLS, encoded by the exons ATGGGGGCGGGTCGGATCCTGGGGGCCGGGAGCTGCTGGGCTGGGGCTCTGCTAGTGACACTGATGGTGCTGAGAACCCACCTGGCTCATTGCATGGAGCGCCCAA GGCGGGTCGTGTTCCAGGGGAAGTCTGACTGTCTGTTCACCAACGGCACCGAGCGGGTCCGGTTCCTGGACCGCTACATCTACAACCGGCAGCAGCTCCTGCACTTCGACAGCGACCTGGGGGTGTACGTGGCGGACACGGAGCTGGGGCGGCCCCAGGCCGAGCACTGGAACAAGGACCAGGCGATCCTGGCGCAGGCGCGGGCTGAGGTGGACCGGTTCTGCCGGCACAACTACGGGGTGGCGCAGACGGGGAAGATGGTCGGCCGCACAG TTCAGCCCAAGGTGAAAGTTTCCCCCACGAAATcagggtcccagccccactcccacctgctGGTTTGCTCCGTGACGGGGTTTTACCCCTCGGGGATCGAGATCAAGTGGCTGAAGAATGGGCAGGAGCAGACGGCCGGGGTGGTGTCCACGGAGCTGCTCCAGAATGGAGACTGGACCTTCCAGATCCTGGTGATGCTGGAGATGAGCCCCCAGCGCGGGGACATCTACACCTGCCAGGTGGAGCACATCAGCCTGCAGGGCCCCATCGCCGTGCACTGGG AGGCGCAGTCTGACTCCGCCAGGAGCAAGATGCTGACAGGGGTCGGGGGCTTCGTGCTGGGGCTGATCTTCCTGGCGCCCGGACTCCTCATCTACCTGAAGAATAAGAAAG gGCGCCCCGTTCCCCAACCTGCAG ggctCCTGAGTTAG